The Chanodichthys erythropterus isolate Z2021 chromosome 14, ASM2448905v1, whole genome shotgun sequence genome window below encodes:
- the tmem37 gene encoding voltage-dependent calcium channel gamma-like subunit produces the protein MTAINIRVGAVPHGKSTPLFLDVFCRSLIILCTSLSVVLSSVAVCDGHWLLTGRHMFGLWYFCSVEQQQSSELGSQSFKASSNCTRHLEEAGVDGLGVGLAACRSVITLAVVSAIFGLELLVMSQASEGRDSSRRWTLGARLVLLAGLMAAGGVATFVLLLGTFATLLGFTLTFWCQFTATFLFFLNGMAARHIQHIEPLLPFRGHPDKL, from the coding sequence GTCGGGGCTGTTCCACATGGGAAGTCCACTCCTCTTTTTCTAGACGTATTTTGCCGCAGTCTCATTATCCTGTGTACATCTCTGTCGGTCGTCCTCTCGTCTGTTGCGGTGTGCGACGGTCACTGGCTGCTGACCGGCAGACACATGTTCGGTCTGTGGTATTTCTGCTCAGTGGAGCAGCAGCAGAGCTCTGAGTTGGGGTCGCAGAGCTTCAAAGCCTCCTCTAACTGCACCAGACATCTGGAGGAGGCAGGGGTGGACGGTCTGGGTGTGGGCCTGGCGGCGTGCCGCTCTGTGATCACTCTGGCTGTGGTCAGTGCCATATTCGGACTGGAGTTGCTTGTGATGTCGCAGGCGAGCGAAGGGAGGGACTCCAGTCGGCGCTGGACTCTCGGGGCGCGGCTGGTCCTGCTGGCGGGGCTAATGGCTGCGGGAGGGGTCGCAACGTTTGTACTCCTCTTAGGGACATTTGCAACACTGCTTGGGTTCACACTCACCTTCTGGTGCCAGTTCACGGCCACCTTCCTGTTCTTCCTCAATGGAATGGCAGCACGGCACATCCAGCATATTGAACCTCTGCTGCCCTTTAGAGGACATCCTGACAAACTGTAG